A genomic stretch from Desulfotignum balticum DSM 7044 includes:
- the thiM gene encoding hydroxyethylthiazole kinase, with translation MTITPKTIFTDVQAIRKTSPLVHNITNFVVMNNTANALLALGASPVMAHAEQEVADMTGIAGALVINIGTLSDPWIAAMFLAAQAASDKQIPMVLDPVGAGATAYRTDTAKKLMHQFKPGIIRGNGSEIMALGSQNAVTKGVDSASAADLAVDTAKGLSREHGSVLCITGETDYIIKTNDVIKIKSGHAMMPRVTGLGCTASALCGAFAAVNANLVQATAHAMAVMGIAGEIAGRNAAGPGSFQVQFLDALYRLSESDIQQHFKA, from the coding sequence ATGACCATCACCCCGAAAACCATATTTACCGATGTTCAGGCCATTCGAAAGACCTCTCCGCTGGTGCACAACATCACCAATTTCGTGGTCATGAACAACACGGCCAACGCATTGCTGGCACTGGGGGCTTCCCCGGTGATGGCCCATGCCGAACAGGAAGTGGCGGACATGACCGGCATTGCCGGCGCCCTGGTGATCAACATCGGCACATTGAGCGATCCATGGATTGCGGCCATGTTTCTGGCCGCACAGGCTGCATCCGACAAACAGATTCCCATGGTGCTGGACCCGGTGGGGGCCGGCGCCACGGCCTACCGCACAGACACGGCAAAAAAACTCATGCATCAGTTCAAACCCGGTATCATCCGAGGCAATGGGTCGGAAATCATGGCTTTAGGCAGTCAAAATGCCGTCACCAAGGGCGTGGACAGTGCCAGTGCCGCAGACCTGGCCGTGGATACGGCCAAAGGGCTCAGCCGGGAACACGGCAGTGTCTTGTGCATCACCGGAGAAACCGATTATATCATCAAAACCAATGACGTGATCAAAATCAAAAGCGGTCACGCCATGATGCCCCGGGTCACGGGCTTAGGATGTACGGCCTCGGCCTTGTGCGGGGCGTTTGCCGCGGTCAATGCAAATTTGGTTCAGGCGACGGCCCATGCCATGGCCGTCATGGGGATTGCCGGAGAAATCGCCGGCCGGAACGCAGCCGGCCCCGGCAGCTTTCAGGTGCAGTTTCTGGATGCCCTGTACCGGCTGTCTGAATCCGATATCCAGCAGCATTTCAAGGCGTAA